The following proteins are encoded in a genomic region of Ammospiza caudacuta isolate bAmmCau1 chromosome 3, bAmmCau1.pri, whole genome shotgun sequence:
- the NTPCR gene encoding cancer-related nucleoside-triphosphatase has product MSKHVFLTGPPGVGKTTLIQKVTQALKSSGVPIDGFYTQEVREGGRRTGFDVVTLSGNRGPLSRVSPSSDSSASRREYRVGQYVVDLVSFEQLVLPMLRNVNHGGDTEKRICVIDEIGKMELFSQAFIQAVRQTLAGSGTVVLGTIPIPKGKPLDLVEEIRSRKDVKVFNVSKENRNSILQDILAAVESCRK; this is encoded by the exons ATGTCCAAGCACGTGTTTCTCACGGGACCCCCAG GGGTTGGAAAAACTACTTTGATCCAGAAAGTCACTCAAGCTCTAAAATCCTCAGGCGTTCCTATTGATGGATTTTACACACAGGAAGTTAGAGAAGGTGGCAGGAGAACAGGATTTGATGTTGTCACTCTGTCTGGAAACCGAGGACCTTTATCAAGAGTCAG TCCCAGTTCTGATTCTTCTGCTTCAAGACGCGAGTACCGGGTTGGACAATATGTTGTAGACCTTGTTTCATTTGAGCAGCTGGTTCTACCTATGCTGAGAAAT GTAAACCATGGTGGTGacacagagaaaagaatttGTGTCATAGATGAGATTGGTAAAATGGAGCTCTTCAGCCAGGCTTTTATTCAAGCTGTTCGTCAAACGCTGGCTGGCTCGGGGACTGTGGTGCTTGGAACTATTCCAATACCTAAGGGAAAGCCACTGGATCTTGTTGAAGAAATAAGAAGTAGGAAAGATGTTAAAGTGTTCAAT GTTAgtaaggaaaacagaaacagcattTTGCAAGACATCTTGGCAGCTGTGGAATCCTGCAGAAAATGA